The following proteins are co-located in the Pseudomonas cavernae genome:
- a CDS encoding ester cyclase, with amino-acid sequence MLVKLTPNTVLALRVSLVGALLIGANSVTAADKDMWPGTQVGEAVPQVEGVPPELAKNLANFDDLDFRVYTEQQWQDLHKSHTKDVVVHWPDGHQTKGIEKHIEDLKYMWTFAPDNRIKEHPVRFGTADGTWTAVTGWLEGTFTKPMVLPDGKGDSAD; translated from the coding sequence ATGCTGGTAAAACTAACCCCTAACACCGTTCTTGCGCTTAGAGTGAGCCTTGTCGGGGCGCTGCTAATCGGCGCCAACTCGGTAACCGCAGCCGACAAGGATATGTGGCCCGGAACCCAGGTGGGCGAGGCTGTCCCGCAGGTCGAAGGAGTCCCGCCCGAACTGGCGAAGAACCTAGCGAATTTCGATGATCTTGACTTCCGCGTTTACACCGAGCAGCAGTGGCAAGACCTTCACAAGAGCCACACGAAAGACGTCGTGGTGCATTGGCCCGACGGCCACCAAACCAAAGGCATCGAGAAACACATCGAAGACCTGAAGTACATGTGGACGTTCGCACCCGACAACCGAATCAAGGAGCACCCCGTCCGGTTCGGCACCGCTGACGGCACCTGGACAGCCGTGACCGGCTGGCTTGAAGGCACCTTCACGAAACCGATGGTTCTTCCCGATGGCAAAGGTGATTCAGCCGACTGA
- a CDS encoding methyl-accepting chemotaxis protein, with amino-acid sequence MQQQVREVLVELTRTAGELAGAAGQTSAASARVAQGSAEQSHAAAQIASTIEELTVSVDRLAENAEEAKSLSESSYRTSEEGAQVIAQAGMEMQGISSSVSGAASDLDQLGEMSGQISTVLAVIEDIAKQTNLLALNAAIEAARAGEQGRGFAVVADEVRSLAGRTTTSAREISVTIADIQQSTQRAVGSMQAGVQRVEQGAALSTHAGESIQSIRDGSQRVMEVFSGISLMLKEQAQASNDVAENVERIAAMTETNTQSVRQVAEAARELEIMADSLKRLVASFRI; translated from the coding sequence ATGCAGCAGCAGGTACGCGAAGTGCTGGTCGAATTGACGCGGACTGCCGGCGAGTTGGCCGGCGCCGCCGGGCAGACGTCGGCGGCCAGCGCGCGTGTGGCCCAAGGCTCGGCGGAGCAGAGTCATGCGGCCGCTCAGATCGCCTCAACCATCGAGGAGTTGACGGTGAGCGTCGATCGTCTGGCGGAGAACGCCGAAGAGGCGAAGAGCCTGTCAGAGTCCTCTTACCGCACCTCCGAGGAGGGGGCACAGGTCATAGCGCAAGCCGGCATGGAGATGCAGGGCATTTCCAGCAGCGTGAGCGGAGCTGCCAGCGATCTCGACCAGCTGGGCGAAATGTCCGGGCAGATCAGCACCGTCCTGGCGGTGATCGAAGACATTGCCAAACAGACCAACTTGCTGGCGCTGAACGCCGCCATCGAAGCGGCTCGCGCCGGCGAACAGGGTCGGGGGTTCGCCGTGGTGGCCGACGAGGTGCGCAGCCTGGCCGGCAGAACCACCACCTCGGCGCGGGAGATCAGCGTCACCATCGCCGATATCCAGCAAAGCACTCAGCGGGCGGTCGGCAGCATGCAGGCTGGGGTGCAGCGGGTCGAACAGGGGGCGGCGCTGTCGACGCACGCCGGCGAATCCATCCAAAGCATTCGCGACGGCTCGCAGCGGGTGATGGAGGTATTCAGCGGCATCTCGCTGATGCTGAAGGAACAGGCCCAGGCCAGCAACGATGTCGCCGAGAACGTCGAGCGCATCGCCGCCATGACCGAGACCAACACCCAGTCGGTCCGTCAGGTGGCGGAAGCCGCGCGGGAACTGGAAATCATGGCGGATTCCCTGAAACGCCTGGTGGCGAGCTTCAGGATTTAA
- a CDS encoding putative bifunctional diguanylate cyclase/phosphodiesterase produces MSRTIHSLRTRTLFYLLLLLSAVALASYWSTSNLLHQSLGQYEERHAQEELERVNVALVTDAQALLGSTLDYGFWDDSYEYLQQPSLAYLDSNFTADSMRNLRVDFTVFLTTAGALHSAFEFSGEQREHLATDSSTLRAVYDGLATLPATLQQQGAYLLRWIDGMPVVLAYSPIRDTDRSQPQRGWLVMGRRLDTNALARLEQLVGTPFQLAPTTTSAPALPTAPGSLRVSRLLADSLGPSAVHLIIQRPPILDPQKRDGDLLLLGNSLLILLLAALAATLLLDRLILKRLSRFSHLAEQRRRNAEQPAVWPVQGDDELDQLALSLNELMAEVHTAHESLYQEARRDPLTGLGNRKFLSERLHLYQAMQRRQPGLTLTLYLIDLDDFKLINDCLGHEAGDALLNSLAQRLGGLLRASDTAVRMGGDEFVVLSLTDDTGPGSHALAQRLLEAVCQPLMFQDTQLAISASIGIALAGPGTSEDELLRNADIALYQAKRAGKSGFAIFSATMHTNVQERMRIEQRLRQALALGQLEVWFQPIVDGESGATRMVEALARWPVDGGYCPPDKFIPVAEEAGLIGELGLYIAQRAIQALPRLQQARPGLVLNINLSVKQLLQVNLVGQLCELVDAERLSRHSVHFELTESAFSESLEVLEEQVNALVAAGFQLHLDDFGTGYSSLQRLQHLPMSALKLDKSFTRLLDEGDERIVKVILSLGELLQLRVIAEGVETEQQRERLQILGCRLMQGYLFAKPMPEQQLLDWLPAPSSTAGSV; encoded by the coding sequence GTGTCTCGCACAATCCACAGCCTGCGCACACGTACCCTCTTCTATCTGCTATTGCTGCTGTCCGCAGTGGCGCTGGCCAGTTACTGGAGTACCTCCAACCTGCTGCACCAGAGCCTGGGGCAGTATGAAGAGCGCCATGCCCAGGAAGAGCTGGAACGGGTCAATGTGGCGCTGGTCACTGACGCCCAGGCGCTGCTGGGCAGTACCTTGGACTATGGCTTCTGGGACGATAGCTACGAGTACCTGCAGCAGCCGAGCCTGGCCTACCTGGACTCCAATTTCACCGCCGACTCCATGCGCAACCTGCGCGTGGACTTCACGGTGTTTCTCACGACCGCCGGTGCGCTGCACTCCGCCTTCGAATTCAGTGGCGAGCAACGCGAACACCTCGCGACCGACAGCAGCACGCTGCGCGCGGTGTACGACGGCCTGGCCACGCTCCCCGCCACGTTACAGCAGCAGGGCGCCTACCTGCTGCGCTGGATCGATGGCATGCCAGTAGTCCTGGCCTACAGCCCCATCCGGGACACTGACCGTAGCCAACCACAGCGGGGTTGGCTGGTGATGGGCCGAAGGCTCGACACGAATGCCTTGGCCAGACTGGAGCAGCTGGTCGGCACCCCCTTCCAGCTGGCACCTACCACGACCAGTGCGCCGGCGCTCCCAACGGCACCGGGCAGCCTGCGCGTCAGTCGCCTGCTCGCGGACTCCCTGGGCCCCAGCGCCGTGCACCTCATCATCCAGCGCCCGCCCATCCTGGACCCGCAGAAACGCGACGGCGACCTCCTGCTCCTCGGCAACTCCCTGCTCATTCTGCTGCTGGCTGCCCTGGCCGCCACCCTCCTGCTCGACCGCCTGATCCTCAAGCGCCTGAGCCGCTTCTCGCACCTGGCCGAGCAGCGCCGGCGCAATGCGGAACAGCCGGCAGTCTGGCCGGTGCAAGGCGACGATGAACTGGACCAGCTCGCGCTGTCGCTCAACGAGCTGATGGCGGAAGTGCACACGGCCCACGAGAGCCTTTACCAGGAAGCGCGCCGGGATCCCCTCACCGGACTGGGCAACCGAAAATTCCTCAGCGAGCGCCTGCACCTCTACCAGGCGATGCAGCGGCGCCAGCCCGGCCTGACGCTGACCCTCTACCTGATCGACCTGGACGACTTCAAGCTGATCAACGACTGCCTCGGTCACGAAGCCGGCGATGCCCTGCTGAACAGCCTCGCGCAACGACTGGGGGGATTGCTGCGCGCTAGCGATACGGCGGTGCGTATGGGCGGAGATGAATTCGTCGTGCTCAGTCTGACGGACGACACCGGGCCGGGCAGTCACGCCCTCGCCCAGCGCCTGCTGGAGGCGGTCTGTCAACCGCTGATGTTCCAGGACACGCAGCTGGCGATCAGCGCCTCCATCGGCATCGCCCTGGCCGGACCGGGTACTAGCGAGGACGAGTTGCTGCGCAACGCCGACATCGCCTTGTACCAGGCCAAACGGGCCGGCAAGAGTGGCTTTGCGATCTTTTCCGCGACCATGCACACCAATGTGCAGGAACGCATGCGCATCGAACAACGCCTGCGCCAAGCCCTGGCCCTGGGCCAGTTGGAAGTCTGGTTCCAGCCGATCGTCGACGGTGAATCTGGAGCCACCCGGATGGTTGAAGCACTGGCGCGCTGGCCTGTCGACGGCGGCTACTGCCCACCCGACAAGTTCATCCCGGTGGCCGAGGAGGCCGGTCTGATCGGCGAGCTGGGCCTGTATATCGCCCAGCGCGCCATCCAGGCCCTGCCCCGCCTGCAGCAGGCCCGCCCAGGACTGGTCCTGAACATCAACCTGTCGGTCAAGCAACTGCTGCAGGTGAACCTCGTCGGTCAACTCTGTGAACTGGTGGACGCCGAACGGCTATCCCGGCACAGCGTGCACTTCGAGCTGACCGAGAGTGCCTTCTCGGAAAGCCTGGAGGTGCTCGAGGAACAGGTCAATGCGCTGGTCGCGGCCGGGTTCCAGCTCCATCTCGATGACTTCGGCACCGGCTATTCCTCCCTGCAACGCTTGCAACATTTGCCGATGTCGGCGCTTAAGCTGGACAAATCCTTCACCCGCCTGCTGGACGAGGGCGATGAGCGCATCGTCAAGGTGATCCTGTCGCTAGGTGAACTGCTGCAGCTGAGGGTGATCGCCGAGGGCGTCGAAACCGAGCAGCAGCGGGAGCGTTTGCAAATCCTCGGCTGCCGGCTGATGCAGGGTTATCTGTTCGCCAAACCAATGCCCGAACAACAATTGCTCGACTGGCTACCGGCCCCTTCCTCCACGGCTGGCTCAGTGTGA
- a CDS encoding HDOD domain-containing protein encodes MRVLILDNDPGVADLLKQLLLSLRSRVRVDGFTALREAVEAWQRAPYQLVLADWHLAHADGVRWLESIRRENHTTAVVVLSSRCDRASVLSARALGIRGFISKPFQVQRVMAYLADLIPPTEDEAQIRPDDASFLTYLAGLSAAELDLPLVNHVRDQLLRYLQGEQPDLRALAEGWQQDPALCARLITVANSSAYRTGGRPCLSLLEAMQRLGAQTSLNLAFGMALRRFTEQASPLLQSIIQEQLEAIERLSDHATSLARHCRLDPAPLQTAALLHRMGELYVLYLAQVWENSRGTLDDHLVPQAIGQFSRPFAVRLKAHWRLPLPLRELIGAVYGLPPTPVHQEQVVMRLAAAELYGEDSARLERLKRLAGLI; translated from the coding sequence ATGCGCGTGCTGATTCTGGACAACGACCCCGGCGTCGCCGATCTGCTCAAGCAGCTCCTGCTGAGCCTGCGTTCGCGGGTCCGGGTGGATGGTTTCACGGCGTTGCGCGAAGCCGTTGAAGCCTGGCAGCGAGCGCCCTACCAGTTGGTGCTGGCGGACTGGCACCTGGCGCACGCCGACGGCGTCCGCTGGCTGGAAAGCATCCGCCGGGAGAACCACACCACCGCCGTGGTCGTCCTGAGCAGCCGCTGCGATCGGGCCAGCGTGCTGTCGGCGCGCGCCTTGGGGATCAGGGGTTTCATCAGCAAGCCCTTTCAGGTACAGCGGGTCATGGCGTACCTGGCGGACTTGATACCGCCAACCGAAGACGAGGCCCAGATCCGGCCGGACGACGCCAGCTTCCTGACTTACCTCGCGGGCTTGAGCGCCGCCGAACTCGACTTGCCGCTTGTCAATCACGTCCGTGATCAACTGCTGCGCTACCTGCAGGGCGAGCAACCGGACTTGCGCGCATTGGCCGAGGGCTGGCAGCAGGATCCGGCGCTCTGCGCGCGGCTGATCACCGTCGCCAACAGCAGCGCTTATCGCACTGGGGGCCGCCCCTGCCTTAGCCTGCTGGAGGCTATGCAGCGCCTGGGGGCCCAGACCAGCCTCAACCTCGCCTTCGGTATGGCCTTGCGCCGCTTCACCGAACAGGCGAGCCCGTTGCTGCAGTCGATTATTCAGGAGCAGCTCGAGGCGATCGAGCGGCTGAGTGATCACGCCACTTCCCTCGCCCGCCACTGTCGGCTTGATCCCGCCCCCTTGCAGACCGCAGCGTTGCTGCACCGAATGGGCGAGCTGTACGTGCTGTACCTCGCCCAGGTGTGGGAGAACAGTCGCGGAACGCTGGACGACCACCTAGTGCCGCAGGCCATCGGCCAGTTCAGCCGCCCGTTCGCCGTCCGCTTGAAGGCCCACTGGCGCCTACCCCTGCCCCTGCGCGAGTTGATCGGTGCCGTGTATGGCCTGCCACCGACGCCGGTGCATCAGGAGCAAGTCGTGATGCGCCTGGCGGCCGCCGAACTCTATGGCGAAGACTCAGCACGACTCGAACGTCTGAAGCGTTTGGCCGGCCTGATCTAA
- a CDS encoding heme NO-binding domain-containing protein yields MKGIVFNLLEEVVCRHHGEDAWDALLEGAELEGAYTSLGSYPDADIHKLVDVAARVLNLPAAEILRWFGREAMPSLASRYPGYFDAHATTRPFVLSVNSIIHPEVRKIYPGADVPTFGFRDEPDGSLLMTYRSPRRLCALAQGFVEGAAEHFGERVSFDHLQCMHQGDPHCLCRITFHGPQPH; encoded by the coding sequence ATGAAGGGCATTGTCTTCAATCTGCTGGAAGAAGTGGTTTGCCGCCACCACGGTGAAGATGCTTGGGATGCTCTGCTGGAGGGCGCCGAACTGGAGGGTGCCTACACCTCCCTGGGCAGCTACCCCGACGCGGACATCCATAAGCTGGTCGACGTCGCGGCGCGGGTGCTGAACCTGCCGGCGGCCGAGATCCTACGCTGGTTCGGACGCGAAGCCATGCCGTCATTGGCCAGCCGCTATCCCGGCTACTTCGACGCCCATGCCACCACCCGCCCCTTCGTCCTCAGCGTCAACAGCATCATTCATCCCGAAGTGCGCAAAATCTATCCCGGCGCCGACGTGCCGACCTTCGGCTTTCGTGACGAGCCGGACGGTTCGCTGCTGATGACCTACCGCTCCCCCCGCCGCTTGTGCGCGCTGGCCCAGGGCTTCGTTGAAGGCGCCGCCGAGCACTTCGGCGAGCGCGTCAGTTTTGACCATCTGCAGTGCATGCACCAGGGCGATCCCCACTGCCTATGCCGCATCACTTTCCATGGCCCGCAACCCCACTGA
- a CDS encoding putative bifunctional diguanylate cyclase/phosphodiesterase: MDPIQRLEAEVEQLRRRLQRERQARLDAERIAEQGMRALYDQQRRLQLLEAIADAANGAFSVAEGLQFTVRTVCQFTGWQLGHVYRADSVDGAPCLHSTSIWHGVDDARFHEFYRLTEAMQFRPGIGLPGRVLASAAPAWITDLAEDPNFCRAGPAARAGLKAAAAFPVLLGHEVVAVLEFFGDRVLAPDEQLLHLMAQIGKQMGRVVERKRAEDQLVHDAFHDPLTGLPNRALFADRLARAIARSSRHYEAVFAVLFIDLDRFKLVNDSLGHQAGDTLIVQVAARLRACLRDADTLARMGGDEFTILLDDLDERNNPVRVAERLMAALEPPFLIDGEQLHISASIGIVPSDLGYESAHEILRHADLAMYRAKTLGKRRYEVFDPSLHAAAVSRLALETQLRRALLNQEFVLHYQPVVSLASGEMVGVEALVRWQKSPTELVYPGDFIQVAEETGLILFLGLWVLREACMTMARWHREFPRPLPLTVSVNLSARQFAQPDLVQQVGRIIAETGIRPDCVRLELTESVSMADSEHTATLLDQLHALGVRISIDDFGTGYSSLSYLHRFPLDVLKIDRSFVARLDQGPEGQQIVQTILSLARNLGIEVIAEGAETATQVHYLRALGCAFGQGYYFSKPVASAELSALLLSSQHSALDLDERLAENQPA; the protein is encoded by the coding sequence ATGGATCCCATTCAACGCCTCGAAGCCGAAGTCGAGCAACTACGTCGGCGCCTGCAGCGCGAACGCCAGGCGCGCCTCGACGCGGAACGCATCGCCGAACAAGGCATGCGCGCGCTGTATGACCAGCAGCGGCGACTCCAACTGCTGGAAGCCATTGCGGACGCCGCCAACGGCGCGTTCTCAGTCGCCGAGGGCCTCCAATTCACCGTGCGTACGGTTTGCCAGTTCACCGGCTGGCAGCTCGGCCATGTCTACCGGGCGGACAGTGTGGACGGTGCCCCCTGTCTGCATTCGACCTCCATCTGGCACGGCGTCGACGACGCGCGTTTCCACGAGTTCTACCGGTTGACCGAGGCCATGCAGTTTCGCCCGGGGATCGGCCTGCCCGGCCGCGTCCTGGCCAGTGCGGCCCCGGCCTGGATCACCGACCTTGCTGAAGACCCGAATTTCTGCCGAGCCGGTCCGGCGGCGCGGGCCGGGTTGAAAGCCGCGGCGGCGTTTCCGGTGCTGCTGGGCCACGAAGTCGTCGCCGTGCTGGAGTTCTTCGGCGACCGTGTGCTGGCACCCGATGAGCAGTTGCTGCACCTGATGGCACAAATCGGCAAGCAAATGGGCCGTGTGGTCGAGCGCAAGCGTGCGGAAGATCAGTTGGTGCACGATGCCTTCCACGATCCGCTCACCGGCCTGCCCAACCGCGCCTTGTTTGCCGACCGCCTCGCGCGCGCCATCGCCCGGAGCAGCCGCCATTACGAGGCGGTGTTTGCCGTGCTGTTCATCGACCTGGACCGTTTCAAACTGGTCAACGACAGCCTGGGCCATCAGGCCGGCGACACCCTGATTGTTCAGGTCGCCGCGCGCTTGCGCGCCTGTCTGCGGGACGCCGATACCCTGGCGCGGATGGGTGGCGACGAATTCACGATCCTGCTCGACGACCTCGACGAGCGGAACAACCCAGTGCGGGTCGCCGAGCGGTTGATGGCGGCCTTGGAACCGCCCTTTCTGATCGACGGTGAACAGCTCCACATCAGCGCCAGCATCGGCATCGTCCCGAGTGACCTGGGTTATGAGTCGGCCCATGAGATCCTCCGCCATGCGGACTTGGCGATGTACCGGGCCAAGACGCTGGGCAAGCGGCGCTACGAGGTCTTCGATCCCAGCCTGCACGCCGCGGCAGTGAGTCGCCTTGCCTTGGAAACCCAGCTGCGCCGTGCCCTGCTCAACCAGGAGTTCGTCTTGCACTACCAGCCGGTGGTCAGCCTGGCCAGCGGAGAGATGGTTGGGGTCGAAGCCCTGGTGCGCTGGCAGAAATCCCCCACCGAGCTGGTCTACCCGGGCGACTTCATCCAGGTGGCCGAGGAGACTGGCCTGATCCTGTTCCTTGGCCTGTGGGTCCTGCGCGAAGCCTGCATGACCATGGCCCGTTGGCACCGGGAATTTCCCCGGCCGCTGCCGCTGACCGTCAGCGTCAATCTCTCGGCCCGCCAGTTCGCCCAGCCCGACCTGGTGCAGCAGGTCGGGCGAATCATCGCCGAAACGGGCATCCGCCCGGACTGTGTGCGCCTGGAACTTACCGAAAGCGTGTCCATGGCCGATTCCGAGCACACTGCCACCCTCCTCGACCAGTTGCACGCCTTGGGGGTGCGCATCAGCATCGATGATTTCGGCACGGGGTATTCCTCGCTCAGCTACCTGCACCGGTTCCCGCTGGACGTGCTGAAGATTGACCGCTCCTTTGTCGCCCGGCTCGACCAGGGCCCGGAGGGCCAGCAGATCGTGCAGACCATCCTGAGTCTGGCGCGCAACCTGGGCATCGAGGTGATCGCCGAAGGTGCCGAAACGGCCACGCAAGTTCACTACCTGCGCGCCTTGGGCTGCGCCTTTGGGCAGGGCTATTACTTTTCCAAACCGGTGGCGTCAGCTGAATTGTCCGCTTTGCTGCTGAGTAGCCAGCACAGTGCGCTGGACTTGGACGAGCGGCTGGCTGAGAACCAGCCGGCCTGA
- a CDS encoding polyamine ABC transporter substrate-binding protein, with protein MPRLLAPLLLTLIPLLATPLPACAEELIRVYNWTDYIAPQVLADFEKQTGIRVEYHTFSSAEELEKILASGEAIDVAVPTHSDLPALIKAGRLQPLEMAKLPNRAHLDKQLLNKLAAVDPQHRYAIPYLWGAVGLAVNTQLAEQAFGGPLPDSWSLLFDPEQSKRLASCGISVLDARDEVLSVLMNYQGRSLAHSSPRQIKRAGGVLDELRPQLRYVDGQRQLTDLSKGELCLSLTWVGDALAAAAAGQPVRFVIPQEGSAVFIDNLVIPSSARRADLAHRFIDYLMQPKVAALITKETLYPSGNADAKAFLDPALREQPGLYPDRATKRRLFALETLPDKQRVVRDHVWARFRDGS; from the coding sequence ATGCCCCGTTTACTTGCTCCGCTGTTGCTCACGCTAATTCCGCTACTGGCGACTCCGCTGCCGGCCTGCGCCGAAGAGCTGATCCGCGTCTACAACTGGACCGACTACATCGCCCCGCAGGTGCTAGCCGACTTCGAGAAGCAGACCGGCATCCGCGTCGAGTACCACACCTTCAGCTCCGCCGAAGAATTGGAGAAAATCCTGGCCAGCGGCGAGGCGATCGACGTCGCGGTGCCCACGCACAGCGATCTGCCGGCCCTGATCAAAGCCGGGCGCCTGCAGCCGCTGGAGATGGCCAAACTGCCCAACCGCGCGCATCTGGACAAGCAACTGCTGAACAAGCTCGCGGCGGTCGATCCGCAGCACCGCTATGCGATTCCCTACCTGTGGGGCGCCGTCGGCCTGGCGGTGAATACCCAACTGGCGGAACAAGCCTTCGGTGGCCCGCTCCCCGATAGCTGGAGCCTGTTGTTCGACCCCGAGCAGAGCAAGCGCCTGGCCAGTTGCGGGATCAGCGTGCTGGATGCCCGGGACGAAGTCCTCTCCGTGCTCATGAACTACCAGGGCCGCAGCCTGGCCCACAGCTCGCCGCGGCAGATCAAACGGGCTGGCGGCGTGCTCGATGAGCTGCGCCCGCAGCTCAGGTACGTCGACGGCCAGCGCCAGTTAACCGACCTCAGCAAGGGCGAGCTGTGTCTGTCCCTCACCTGGGTCGGCGACGCCCTGGCCGCCGCCGCGGCCGGCCAGCCTGTGCGCTTCGTGATACCGCAGGAAGGTTCGGCGGTGTTTATCGACAACCTGGTGATTCCCAGCAGCGCGCGCCGGGCCGATCTGGCGCACCGCTTTATCGATTACCTGATGCAACCCAAAGTGGCGGCGCTGATCACCAAGGAAACCCTCTACCCCAGCGGCAATGCCGACGCCAAGGCGTTTCTCGACCCGGCCCTGCGTGAGCAGCCCGGTCTCTATCCGGACCGCGCCACCAAGCGCCGCCTGTTCGCCCTGGAAACCCTGCCGGATAAGCAGCGAGTGGTCCGCGACCATGTGTGGGCGCGTTTTCGTGATGGCAGTTGA
- a CDS encoding antitoxin VbhA family protein, producing MTDAERATHRLTVDNAIASQRLEGLEPDAEVIEQLRDYAEGRREIGDIVEELHKRIVGGRLQPGAGKP from the coding sequence ATGACCGACGCCGAGCGCGCCACCCACCGCCTCACCGTGGACAACGCCATTGCCAGCCAACGCCTCGAAGGCCTGGAGCCGGACGCCGAGGTCATCGAGCAGCTGCGCGACTATGCCGAGGGGCGGCGGGAGATCGGGGATATCGTCGAGGAGTTGCACAAGAGGATCGTGGGTGGCCGGCTGCAACCTGGCGCGGGAAAGCCGTAG
- a CDS encoding VOC family protein: MKPRISMITLAVSDLAASVKLYQQGLEFPRMDSPPEIAFFTLNGSWLSLYPRQSLAEDATVSSAGSGFEGFTLSHNVSSEAEVDQILAQAVTAGAILVKSAQKVFWGGYSGYFKDPDGHLWEVAHNPHFWVGPADSAT, from the coding sequence ATGAAACCTCGCATAAGCATGATTACACTTGCTGTTAGTGATCTCGCCGCATCTGTGAAGCTCTATCAGCAAGGCCTTGAATTTCCCCGCATGGACTCCCCACCTGAAATTGCTTTTTTCACCCTAAACGGAAGCTGGTTGAGTTTGTATCCCCGTCAATCGCTGGCTGAAGATGCAACGGTTTCCTCAGCTGGTAGCGGCTTTGAGGGCTTCACACTTTCGCATAATGTTTCATCGGAGGCAGAAGTCGATCAGATTCTTGCGCAAGCAGTTACAGCAGGTGCAATACTTGTAAAATCAGCCCAAAAAGTTTTCTGGGGCGGCTACTCAGGGTATTTCAAAGATCCAGATGGTCATCTTTGGGAGGTTGCGCACAACCCCCATTTCTGGGTCGGCCCAGCCGATAGTGCCACCTAA
- a CDS encoding bleomycin resistance protein: MANTDMFPPLTPELNVRNIGKALEFYTGLLGFAICFERSEDGFATIELDGAFLMLEQIEELDPKNDPWVTAKLEYPFGRGINFQINVIDLDGIHNRLLKHGYPVKLPLEQKQYRVGNKFLSVRQFMIMDPDGYLIRLSTLIGEHAVDA; the protein is encoded by the coding sequence ATGGCCAATACCGATATGTTCCCCCCGTTAACACCAGAGCTAAATGTTCGAAACATCGGAAAGGCCCTAGAGTTCTATACGGGGCTGCTTGGTTTCGCGATTTGTTTCGAACGCTCAGAGGATGGTTTTGCAACAATAGAGCTCGACGGCGCTTTTTTAATGCTTGAGCAAATAGAAGAGCTTGATCCAAAAAATGATCCATGGGTTACAGCAAAGCTCGAATATCCCTTTGGCAGAGGTATAAATTTCCAGATAAACGTTATAGATCTTGATGGAATTCACAATCGTTTACTGAAGCATGGCTATCCAGTTAAGCTACCCTTAGAACAGAAACAATATCGAGTCGGTAATAAATTTTTAAGCGTCAGGCAATTTATGATCATGGATCCAGACGGATATCTAATCAGGTTAAGTACTCTTATCGGCGAACACGCCGTTGACGCCTAG
- a CDS encoding putative quinol monooxygenase: protein MNEIQGIARLKIHDGKLEEFKQVASQCMEVVRTKDTGTLQYELYFNADQTECLVLERYRDSQALMEHLKNIGGLMDAMLKTCTAAGEVCGNAAPELVRVLEGSPVRLFTPYQSL from the coding sequence ATGAACGAGATCCAAGGAATCGCAAGACTGAAGATTCATGACGGCAAACTTGAGGAGTTCAAGCAAGTTGCCTCTCAATGTATGGAAGTCGTTAGAACGAAAGATACGGGTACATTGCAGTACGAGTTGTACTTCAATGCAGACCAAACCGAATGCCTAGTTCTTGAGAGGTATCGTGATTCGCAAGCTCTAATGGAACATCTCAAAAACATCGGGGGACTCATGGACGCGATGCTGAAGACTTGCACGGCAGCTGGTGAGGTGTGCGGGAACGCAGCACCTGAGTTGGTCAGGGTGCTAGAGGGGTCACCCGTGCGACTGTTCACTCCTTATCAATCGCTTTAG